In the genome of Verrucomicrobiota bacterium, one region contains:
- the mraY gene encoding phospho-N-acetylmuramoyl-pentapeptide-transferase encodes LQVPYVPGAGELAVFCGAMIGAGLGFLWFNCHPAQMFMGDTGSLALGGALGILAVLIHQPFVLLIAGGVFVLEAASVVCQTGYFKYTKRKYGAGRRIFLMAPLHHHFEKKGWYESQVVTRFYILCVLCAVVALSTLKLR; translated from the coding sequence ATTTGCAGGTGCCTTACGTTCCGGGGGCGGGGGAACTGGCGGTCTTTTGCGGGGCGATGATTGGAGCCGGTCTGGGATTCTTGTGGTTCAACTGCCACCCCGCGCAGATGTTCATGGGCGATACCGGTTCGCTGGCCCTCGGCGGTGCCTTGGGCATTCTTGCCGTGTTGATTCATCAACCGTTTGTGCTGTTGATCGCCGGCGGAGTCTTTGTCCTCGAAGCGGCCTCCGTCGTTTGCCAGACGGGTTATTTCAAATACACGAAGCGGAAGTATGGCGCCGGCCGCCGCATTTTTTTGATGGCGCCGCTGCATCACCATTTCGAGAAGAAAGGCTGGTACGAATCGCAAGTCGTGACCCGATTCTACATCCTCTGCGTGCTCTGTGCCGTGGTCGCGTTGAGCACCTTGAAACTCCGT